One genomic window of Pelmatolapia mariae isolate MD_Pm_ZW linkage group LG5, Pm_UMD_F_2, whole genome shotgun sequence includes the following:
- the fezf2 gene encoding fez family zinc finger protein 2 — protein MASSASLDTVVSCGRTAPSAAPKTLAFSIDWIMSKSSEPKGNAEERSEGKKLLGLCSPIPCMIPLQPFSYDLQAKALMSYSELWRASFRGTLCGSPAAPCKGNCGFCGKADPSLKQQLLTSGSRVVKPQVLNQAVAVPSSGSLYYFNYLDSAYQQSELLAGHWLSSPQAQASLSAHHRLLLLENAKLTGVGTDKLPTPQYPHKEHLPGQLDQIVKESHGLTAEKSGIKTHSKLSGSGSADGKPKNFTCEVCGKVFNAHYNLTRHMPVHTGARPFVCKVCGKGFRQASTLCRHKIIHTQEKPHKCNQCGKAFNRSSTLNTHVRIHAGYKPFVCEFCGKGFHQKGNYKNHKLTHSGEKQYKCSICNKAFHQIYNLTFHMHTHNDKKPFTCATCGKGFCRNFDLKKHIRKLHDNGFSAASEASRELQS, from the exons ATGGCAAGTTCAGCCTCTCTAGACACGGTGGTGTCCTGCGGGAGGACTGCGCCGTCCGCGGCTCCCAAAACGCTGGCTTTCTCCATCGACTGGATCATGTCCAAGAGCTCGGAGCCGAAAGGGAACGCGGAGGAACGTtcagaggggaaaaaactgcTAGGGCTCTGCTCCCCAATCCCCTGCATGATCCCGCTACAGCCCTTCAGCTACGACCTCCAAGCCAAGGCGCTGATGAGCTATTCGGAGCTGTGGAGAGCCAGTTTTAGGGGAACTTTGTGCGGCTCGCCAGCTGCTCCGTGCAAAGGAAACTGCGGGTTCTGCGGCAAAGCGGATCCGAGCCTGAAGCAGCAGCTGCTGACGTCAGGGAGCAGGGTGGTAAAACCTCAGGTCCTGAACCAGGCCGTGGCCGTGCCCAGCAGTGGCTCGCTCTACTATTTCAATTACCTGGACTCTGCGTACCAGCAGTCGGAGCTGCTGGCCGGACACTGGCTCTCCAGCCCGCAGGCCCAGGCCTCTCTGTCGGCGCACCACAGACTTTTGTTGCTGGAGAATGCCAAACTGACCGGTGTGGGGACCGACAAGCTGCCCACACCTCAATACCCACACAAGGAACATCTGCCAGGGCAGCTGGACCAGATAGTGAAGGAGAGCCACGGCCTGACAGCTGAGAAAAGCGGCATAAAGACACACAGCAAACTCAGCGGCAGCGGCAGTGCGGACGGAAAACCCAAAAATTTCACCTGCGAAGTGTGTGGAAAG GTTTTTAATGCGCATTACAATCTTACCAGACACATGCCGGTGCACACGGGGGCCCGGCCCTTCGTATGTAAGGTGTGCGGTAAAGGATTCCGGCAGGCCAGCACGCTGTGCAGACACAAGATCATCCACACACAG GAAAAGCCTCACAAATGCAACCAGTGTGGAAAAGCGTTCAACAGAAGTTCGACGCTCAACACTCACGTCCGGATCCACGCAGGGTATAAACCATTTGTGTGCGAGTTCTGCGGGAAAGGCTTCCACCAGAAAG GAAACTACAAGAACCATAAGCTGACGCACAGCGGGGAGAAACAGTACAAGTGCTCCATCTGCAATAAGGCCTTCCACCAGATCTACAATCTGACCTtccacatgcacacgcacaacGACAAGAAGCCCTTCACCTGCGCCACTTGTGGCAAAGGCTTCTGCCGCAACTTCGACCTGAAGAAGCACATCAGGAAGCTGCATGACAATGGCTTCTCGGCGGCTTCAGAAGCCTCCAGAGAGCTGCAGAGCTGA